From the Drechmeria coniospora strain ARSEF 6962 chromosome 02, whole genome shotgun sequence genome, the window CAGCAGCGGTTGAAAGGATATCAGTGGGCGAGACTTGGGCTCAAAGCGTGGCAAGGGAAACAAAACTCGACCCACGTCTACCTCTGTCCAGCTTTCCTTGTCTCCAActcgatgtcgtcgttgCTTTGCTCCTTCTTTCCAGCGATACGCCCATTCGGTGGGCGGTCGCCTTCGCTCTCCTCGGCAAGGTCAGTAAGCCCGAAACCTGCAGCCTCTTCCTCATCGTAGGCCCTAATCAGTCCCTCTCTGTCGCTGTGCAAGCTGCCGATGCTGTGCCGGCCATGATCGACACTTCTCCGTGATTGCATGCTGCGACGAGTCTGCAGGCTAGAAACTATGTCGGTTGGCGTTGCATCAATACCACCTCGTCCTGCGACCAACTTTTGACCATTTGGGTCGCCACGGGACAAATTGAGCAGATACACCCCAGTAAACGTGACGAGAAAGCCGCAAAGTAGGGAGAGCGTGTTGACAGGATCGGTAGTGTTAAATCCGCTAAAGAGGATGAAGGATGCGCAGAGCGTGGCAGTAGTGAACGTCACATAGTACAGAGGGTTGACACTGCAGTCGTTGTGTCAGCGGTCAATCCAAGCAAAATGAACCAATGGTCATGCCGGCAAAAACAGCAACAAAACTCACATATTTGTTGGAAATGATGCCAATGCCTTGTTGAAGTAATTCATTTGCGTTAGAATGCAGACAGCAGTCAAGATTAAGAAGACATATGTCGATGGATGGGTGAACTGATTGTTCCCATTGAATGAGAGTTTCAGGGCTATGCCGAAGGCCTTGACGGACATGACAGAGATTGAGCCAACAGTTGAGCAGATGGAAAGATAAATGAGGGCATTTTTCTTTCCGTGGACAGGGGCAATCCGGTAAATCATGAAGACGgcgaaggagacgacggcaatGGCGTACAGGAGAAACCCTAAGGCGCACGAGTCAGCCGGGGATGGATGCTGTACAAGAAGGCGGCGTACCTGGCTGAATAGCATAGTCCAAGATCTGATCAATAGTCTGAATCTCCTCATCTGGCGGGGCATGCAGGACTATGACGACAGCGCCGATGAGACATATGGCACTACCCAGTTTGCCCAAGATCCCCAGCTCTTCCTTGAGAAAATAAGAGCCGAGGACAGCACCGATCAGGACACTGAGAGCCCCGAGGGGGGTCACAAGAATGGCTGGAGCAAAGGCGTACGCTGCAAAGTTGCAAACTTCCCCGATACCAACTAGAATTGCGAGGCCAGGTCAGTCCAAGTAAGTCCAATCAATAGGCCATCGGGAGACAAACGAGTGGCGATTCCAGCCCACCACAGTGGGCTTCTCAAGTATACGAAGCCGTCTCCTTCAAAGCCATGCCTTTCCTCTGCTTGTATCAAACCCTATCGATATTGTCAGCGCTGCGACAGGGTAATTGTGGGTTTCGACTTGACCAGCAGGCAGCGAACCTTTTTCGTGATGACAAAACTAGTGCCTGGAGAGCTATGCGTCAGAAGATGGGCTGGAAAGCAATTTGAATCTCTGTCCTGGGGTGCGGCATACCGATGGCAAGGGCCGAGGACATGGCTAGCGCAAGGCCAATGTACCTGCAAGAGCAACGCTGTCAGCATGGCCATCTGACGGCATCTGGCAACGCAACGTACTTGTCTTCGATCATTGTGGAGGGTTTGGCGAGCGGAggccagcgacggcagcggaGGGGGGCCCAAGGTGTTGATGGTCTATGGTGCACACTCGAGTATGTGTCCTTTCCAATTGGGAAAGAGGCAGGCGGAAGCGAGCGATAACAAGGCGACACGAAAACGATTGAGCGAGCGTTGCGTCGGCAGCAAGCGCACCAAGCACCCGAACGAGATCACAGGAGGTCGTCGTTACGAGGCGAACATGAAGGAGGCTTTTCGGTACTGCGACAGGGAGGGCGAGTCTCGCCAGGGATCGACACGCAAACCCGTCGTCACCCTGTCTTAGTCGTTGGGGCCGAGGAGGGAAagtggccgccgaggctgtCTTAAGCGCAGGGTTTAAAGCCAAGGCACCGCCTAGGTTTCACGGAGACGTCGAAGGGATGGGCGTGGAGATCGTGGCAAGTTCAGTGGAAGGCGTGACGGTCGTCAGTAACCGGCAAAAAGAGGACAATGAACCGAATGGCACATTGGGTGATGAGCGGGATGTCTTCCGCCCATTGGTACAGGGCGGGGCGGCGCTAACAAACTGTACACGAGTGCAAAGTTTCCGGAAGTACCGGCCTCGTACCCCGTGGATACCGACCAGTGAACGGAGATACTCCAACGCCCAAGGCCAGCGTTCCCATTTGGGCCTTATTGTAAGAACAACAACTAACTACAACAACGTAGAGAAAAGAACCCCGGCAGCTAGAACGAGTATAGCCAGCTGGCAGTCACGATACGGGCAGGAACTACCGTGATTTGCATGGCTGCTCTCTCGTTCGTACTTGCCGTACGAACGAGTCTAATACCATCAAAGTCGCTTACGAAAAACATTCGTGTATACAACTACGCGCTGCCTCCTCATATTTGTACAGCGAGGTTCATTATGTACTTTTATAGAATGCTAAAGAAGGTGGGATTATTCAGGAGATTTCAGATACTTGAAAGAAATCACTATGAGGTTGAGCTGCCAGATACTGCGACTTCCTGACTTGATAGATCTCCCTTCACATTATGAGTTAATGGGGTTCTTAAATATAAGGGGACAATTTTGCTTTGCAATCCTTGCAATAAATAATAACATTGCATGCTTAATATATAGAATTCAGCCTGATCAACTTATGTCTAGTAGCTTGTATTATAACGTTGTTCTTTTAATTATGAATATTTAATACGATTTGGTATGAAAATAGTAAAAATTATTtttatatataatatactattcCATTATTGAGCTTGAATGATGTgttattatattaatattaatattaatcAGTAGCAGTATATTACTGTATCTATTAAAGTTTGACTGTAAATACTGCAGTAAGAAACTGGTGAAGATTTATTAAACGACTGAAGGACTTCGCAGACGGAGGACAGACTAGAGGAGTACCTCCTCAACGGTgacgaggggaggggagctCTCAAAATGAGACCTCTCCCATCTTGCCTTTACCTAATGTTCAGACATACCCTGAAACCAGGACAGTAGTGGTGTACACTATTAGAAGGATTTATTAAATAATAATTCAAGTAACATCTTAAATCATTCACTTATTTAACATAACAATTACTGCAGTAGTAGTCCTGTTTCAGAACTAAAGAAGAGAAGTAAAGTTTTTTTTTCAGCGGTTCATGATTCGACTCTATTTGTGATTGTCTGCAGCCGATGTGATGGTGAATTTCACTGGAAGCACTCAATTCTGAGCAGGCTATGGCAGAATGTTTACCTGCACCTGCGAATCAAGAATGAACTGATAGAGGGCGTGATTGACTCacttggcgacggcgtccatTTTTGCAGTTTCAGAATGGAGTACTTGATCCGGCATCACTGTGGCAGATGCCGAAGAAACAGATGCAAGGAATGACTTATtttgcgcaagtacttgtattgctACATACATGCTTCCTTAATGTGGCATTCATACTTTCAAACGGTAATATTGATCATCGTCGTAATACCTCGATTCCGTTCGTAGCGTCCGTCAATGTAGCATTCAGTAGTGGTGTGGTCGTTGTGAAGAGGCCGCA encodes:
- a CDS encoding DUF803 domain membrane protein, with translation MIEDKYIGLALAMSSALAIVGIGEVCNFAAYAFAPAILVTPLGALSVLIGAVLGSYFLKEELGILGKLGSAICLIGAVVIVLHAPPDEEIQTIDQILDYAIQPGFLLYAIAVVSFAVFMIYRIAPVHGKKNALIYLSICSTVGSISVMSVKAFGIALKLSFNGNNQFTHPSTYVFLILTAVCILTQMNYFNKALASFPTNIVNPLYYVTFTTATLCASFILFSGFNTTDPVNTLSLLCGFLVTFTGVYLLNLSRGDPNGQKLVAGRGGIDATPTDIVSSLQTRRSMQSRRSVDHGRHSIGSLHSDREGLIRAYDEEEAAGFGLTDLAEESEGDRPPNGRIAGKKEQSNDDIELETRKAGQR